Sequence from the Deltaproteobacteria bacterium genome:
CTGGCCGAAGCAGTACGGTGGCATGGAGGCGACGGTCAACCAGCAGTTGATCCTTCAGGAAGAGTTCGGGAGCGCCGAGGCGCCGGTGCTGTCGCGCCAGGCGGTGGGGCACATCGGGCCGATCCTGATACGCCACGGGACCGAGGAGCAGAAGGCCGAGCATCTGCCCAAGATGCTCTCCGGCGAGGTGCTGTGGGCCCAGGGCTACTCCGAGCCGGGTTCGGGTTCCGATCTGGCGAGCCTGCGCACCCGCGGCGAGATCGACGGCGACCACTTGGTGATCAACGGCCACAAGATCTGGACCACCGGCGGCCACTACGCCGACTGGATGTACGCGTTGATCCGCACCGACCCGGACGCGCCGCGCAAGCAGTTGGGCATCTCCATGGTGCTCATCGACTTGAGGACGCCGGGGATCACCATCCGCCCCATCAAGACGCTGGCGGACGACGAGGAGTTCGCCGAGGAATTCTTCGACGACGTGCGCGTGCCCCTCGCCAACGTGGTGGGAAAAGTGAATGACGGGTGGCGCGTGGCCAAGGCGTTGCTGGACGGGGAACGGCTCGGCAACGCCAACCCGCAACTGGCCCTGGACATGCTGGAGCGGGTGCGCAAGGTGGCGCGCGCCACCGGCGCCTTCGACGATCCGGTGTTCCAGGACCGGCTGACCCAGGCGGAACTGGATGTCCTGGCGCAGTCGGCGGTGTTCGCGCACGCGGTCCAGATCGCGCGCGCGGGCCGGGAGATCGGCGCGGACTCGTCCTTCATCAAGATCGTCTCCACCGACATCGTGCAGCGTATCGCCGACCTCCTGCTGGACGCGGCCGGCGAGCACGCCGCCGACGCCGGCCCGCTGGACACTCCGGAGGGCCCGGTGGAGGTGTCGGTGCTATGGCGCGAGGT
This genomic interval carries:
- a CDS encoding acyl-CoA dehydrogenase family protein is translated as MSTISFIADTKEDAAFRLEVRRWLEENLPPELKGWSTRPPPEMIRPWQRKLYERGWIAPSWPKQYGGMEATVNQQLILQEEFGSAEAPVLSRQAVGHIGPILIRHGTEEQKAEHLPKMLSGEVLWAQGYSEPGSGSDLASLRTRGEIDGDHLVINGHKIWTTGGHYADWMYALIRTDPDAPRKQLGISMVLIDLRTPGITIRPIKTLADDEEFAEEFFDDVRVPLANVVGKVNDGWRVAKALLDGERLGNANPQLALDMLERVRKVARATGAFDDPVFQDRLTQAELDVLAQSAVFAHAVQIARAGREIGADSSFIKIVSTDIVQRIADLLLDAAGEHAADAGPLDTPEGPVEVSVLWREVRRMSIYAGTSEIQRNVTAKRVLGLP